The proteins below come from a single Gordonia sp. X0973 genomic window:
- the rpsS gene encoding 30S ribosomal protein S19, with protein MPRSLKKGPFVDDHLLAKVDAQNEKGTKQVIKTWSRRSTIIPDFIGHTFAVHDGRKHVPVFISDNMVGHKLGEFAPTRTFKGHIKDDRKAKRR; from the coding sequence ATGCCACGCAGCCTCAAGAAGGGCCCGTTCGTCGACGACCACCTCCTCGCGAAGGTGGACGCGCAGAACGAGAAGGGCACGAAGCAGGTCATCAAGACCTGGTCGCGCCGCTCGACCATCATCCCCGACTTCATCGGTCACACCTTCGCCGTCCACGACGGTCGCAAGCACGTGCCGGTGTTCATCTCGGACAACATGGTCGGCCACAAGCTGGGCGAGTTCGCCCCGACCCGTACGTTCAAAGGTCACATCAAGGATGACCGGAAAGCGAAGCGCCGGTAA
- the rpmC gene encoding 50S ribosomal protein L29, with protein MALGTAAADLRELDDAGLLDRLKESKEELFNLRFQTATGSLDNNRRLRVVRREIARIYTVMRERELGLAGGPEAQA; from the coding sequence ATGGCACTGGGAACCGCCGCTGCCGACCTGCGCGAGCTCGACGACGCCGGACTGCTCGACCGACTCAAGGAGTCCAAGGAAGAGCTGTTCAACCTGCGCTTCCAGACGGCCACCGGGTCGTTGGACAACAACCGCCGGTTGCGCGTCGTGCGTCGTGAGATCGCCCGGATCTACACCGTGATGCGCGAGCGCGAGCTCGGCCTCGCCGGTGGTCCGGAGGCGCAGGCATGA
- a CDS encoding PPOX class F420-dependent oxidoreductase: protein MEPTFDEVARSKYVSLTTFTKNGTPKPTPVWICPSPSGQGRYWIISESDAWKVKRIRNTPRVTLARCDFRGNVKGEAVEATATLLPSSDTAIVYDAINRRYGLIGRAFGFFSKLRGGMENNVGIEVRAAD, encoded by the coding sequence ATGGAACCAACATTCGACGAGGTGGCCCGCTCCAAATACGTGAGCCTGACGACGTTTACCAAGAACGGGACGCCCAAGCCGACGCCGGTCTGGATATGTCCGTCCCCCTCCGGGCAGGGCCGCTACTGGATCATCTCCGAGTCCGACGCCTGGAAGGTCAAGCGGATCCGCAACACCCCCCGAGTCACGCTGGCCCGGTGCGACTTCCGCGGCAACGTCAAGGGTGAGGCGGTGGAGGCGACGGCGACCTTGCTCCCGTCGTCGGATACCGCGATCGTCTACGACGCGATCAATCGTCGCTACGGCCTGATCGGCCGGGCGTTCGGCTTCTTCTCCAAGCTGCGCGGCGGAATGGAGAACAACGTCGGGATCGAGGTCCGGGCGGCCGACTGA
- a CDS encoding hydroxymethylglutaryl-CoA lyase has protein sequence MTHVTIRDVALRDGLQIEKPVTLEQKLALLDAVVATGVTEIEATAFVSPSKVPAMADAAELATELSRYPDVAFSALVASQNGVKRALAAGFDSVEYVVAATDGFSRANVGRSTDEAVAAIPEIVEMGHDGGAAVEIAIATVWDCPFDGPTPIERVQRVVDAAVAGGADRIMIADTIGTAVPSRVTAVVEAIAPLIGDLPLSCHFHNTRGAGLASAYAAVSAGVTRLDASTGGLGGCPFAPGATGNIATEDLVYLLRDSGITVDVDLERAIAAAAVAQRVVGHDLPSALLAAGDRGH, from the coding sequence ATGACGCATGTGACCATCCGCGACGTCGCACTGCGCGACGGCTTGCAGATCGAGAAGCCGGTCACGCTCGAGCAGAAGCTGGCACTGCTCGACGCGGTGGTGGCCACCGGCGTCACCGAGATCGAGGCCACCGCCTTCGTCTCGCCGAGCAAGGTCCCCGCGATGGCGGATGCAGCCGAACTCGCCACCGAGTTGAGCCGCTACCCCGACGTCGCGTTCTCCGCCCTCGTGGCCAGCCAGAACGGCGTGAAGCGCGCCCTCGCCGCCGGATTCGACTCCGTCGAGTACGTGGTCGCGGCCACCGACGGTTTCAGCCGCGCCAACGTCGGGCGGAGCACCGACGAGGCCGTCGCGGCCATTCCCGAGATCGTCGAGATGGGCCACGACGGCGGTGCGGCGGTGGAGATCGCGATCGCCACCGTGTGGGATTGCCCGTTCGACGGCCCGACGCCGATCGAGCGGGTCCAGCGGGTCGTCGACGCGGCCGTGGCGGGCGGCGCCGACCGGATCATGATCGCCGACACCATCGGCACCGCCGTCCCCAGCCGGGTGACCGCGGTCGTCGAAGCAATCGCGCCGTTGATCGGCGACCTGCCGTTGAGCTGCCATTTCCACAACACGCGCGGCGCCGGGCTGGCCAGCGCCTATGCGGCCGTCTCCGCCGGCGTCACCCGCCTCGACGCGTCGACCGGCGGTTTGGGAGGCTGCCCGTTCGCTCCCGGGGCGACCGGCAACATCGCCACCGAAGACCTCGTCTACCTGCTGCGCGACAGCGGGATCACCGTCGACGTCGATCTGGAGCGCGCCATCGCGGCGGCCGCCGTCGCACAGCGGGTGGTCGGGCACGACCTGCCCAGCGCGCTGCTGGCCGCCGGCGACCGCGGGCACTGA
- the rpsC gene encoding 30S ribosomal protein S3, with translation MGQKINPHGFRLGITTDWSSRWYADKQYADYVKEDVAIRKLLSQGLERAGIAKVEIERTRDRVRVDIHTARPGIVIGRRGAEADRIRGELEKLTGKQVQLNILEVKNAESQAQLVAQGIAEQLSNRVAFRRAMRKAIQSAMRQPNVKGIRVQCSGRLGGAEMSRSEFYREGRVPLHTLRADIDYGLYEAKTTFGRIGVKVWIYKGDVVGGRREAVAAAAPADDRRSRRPSRPRRSGASGTTGTSTEAGRAAEAAGTEVDVVDVVVETPATDAAPAQDQNQES, from the coding sequence GTGGGTCAGAAAATCAACCCGCACGGCTTCCGTCTGGGCATCACCACCGACTGGAGTTCCCGGTGGTACGCCGACAAGCAGTACGCGGACTATGTGAAAGAGGATGTCGCCATCCGCAAGCTCCTCTCGCAGGGGCTGGAGCGCGCCGGCATCGCCAAGGTGGAGATCGAGCGCACGCGTGACCGCGTCCGCGTCGACATCCACACCGCCCGCCCGGGCATCGTCATCGGTCGCCGCGGCGCCGAGGCCGATCGCATCCGCGGCGAGCTGGAGAAGCTCACCGGCAAGCAGGTGCAGCTGAACATCCTCGAGGTCAAGAACGCCGAGTCGCAGGCCCAGTTGGTGGCCCAGGGCATCGCGGAGCAGCTGAGCAACCGCGTGGCGTTCCGCCGCGCGATGCGCAAGGCGATCCAGTCGGCGATGCGCCAGCCCAACGTCAAGGGCATCCGAGTCCAGTGCTCGGGCCGCCTCGGCGGGGCGGAGATGAGCCGCAGCGAGTTCTACCGCGAGGGCCGCGTGCCCCTGCACACGCTGCGCGCCGACATCGACTACGGCCTCTACGAAGCCAAGACGACCTTCGGCCGGATCGGCGTGAAGGTCTGGATCTACAAGGGCGACGTCGTCGGTGGCCGCCGCGAGGCAGTCGCTGCCGCCGCGCCGGCCGACGATCGGCGCTCGCGCCGTCCGAGCCGCCCGCGTCGCAGCGGTGCTTCCGGTACCACCGGGACCAGCACCGAGGCGGGCCGCGCGGCCGAGGCGGCCGGCACCGAGGTCGACGTTGTCGACGTCGTGGTCGAGACGCCCGCGACCGATGCTGCGCCCGCGCAGGATCAGAACCAGGAGAGCTAG
- the rplP gene encoding 50S ribosomal protein L16, protein MLIPRRVKHRKQHHPSLKGRASGGTKVTFGDYGIQALEGAYITNRQIESARIAINRHIKRGGKVWINIFPDRPLTKKPAETRMGSGKGSPEWWVAPVKPGRVLFEMTYPNEEIAREALRRAQHKLPIKTRIVTREERF, encoded by the coding sequence ATGTTGATCCCACGTCGGGTTAAACACCGCAAGCAGCACCACCCCAGCCTCAAGGGCCGGGCCTCCGGCGGCACCAAGGTGACCTTCGGCGACTACGGCATCCAGGCGCTCGAGGGTGCGTACATCACGAACCGGCAGATCGAGTCCGCTCGTATCGCCATCAACCGGCACATCAAGCGTGGCGGCAAGGTGTGGATCAACATCTTCCCCGACCGCCCGCTGACCAAGAAGCCCGCCGAGACCCGCATGGGTTCCGGTAAGGGTTCGCCGGAGTGGTGGGTGGCCCCGGTCAAGCCGGGCCGCGTGCTCTTCGAGATGACCTACCCCAACGAGGAGATTGCCCGCGAGGCCCTGCGCCGCGCGCAGCACAAGCTCCCGATCAAGACCCGTATCGTGACGCGAGAGGAGCGCTTCTGA
- a CDS encoding peroxiredoxin-like family protein, giving the protein MTRIDVIANERLIDDRQQLHEIQDYWAKGPLALIFLRQFGSAFAVSQARAFNRHYDEIRDLGADLVFVGLGNSMEGYVFRERTATRYPVLTTHDRALHRTMGLWRDAREPLRPTNLVPLLRVMATERVYPYGRTGDNAQLGGAFVATRGGQRVVYSHRAARIHQTAPVDEVLRALTEASTVRVESR; this is encoded by the coding sequence ATGACCCGCATCGATGTCATCGCCAACGAGCGGCTGATCGACGACCGGCAACAACTGCACGAGATACAGGACTATTGGGCGAAGGGGCCCCTCGCCCTGATCTTCCTGCGCCAATTCGGCAGCGCCTTCGCGGTGAGTCAGGCGCGGGCGTTCAACCGGCACTACGACGAGATCCGCGATCTGGGTGCCGACCTCGTCTTCGTCGGGCTGGGCAACTCGATGGAGGGCTACGTGTTCCGGGAGCGCACCGCCACCCGATATCCGGTGCTGACGACCCACGATCGGGCGCTCCATCGGACGATGGGGCTGTGGCGCGATGCGCGAGAGCCGCTGCGCCCGACGAACCTCGTCCCGCTGTTGCGCGTGATGGCCACCGAGCGGGTCTACCCGTACGGCCGCACCGGGGACAACGCCCAGCTGGGCGGCGCCTTCGTCGCCACCCGCGGCGGGCAACGGGTCGTGTACAGCCACCGGGCGGCGCGGATCCATCAGACCGCGCCCGTCGACGAGGTGCTGCGCGCGCTGACCGAGGCGTCGACCGTGCGGGTGGAATCGCGATAG
- a CDS encoding oxygenase MpaB family protein — protein sequence MLSRVDEARYRPPLAVRAQAARKYDWIVRLHGKRGRRALEIAEAPRADDGFFGPESISWKVYDNILVAGMGALSGLVIAVFDPIGGYGVGQHSYYQSDTLTRVRRSLRFFAGAVLGDTATARKVGVDLFRTHSHINGTIPSTGEEFRANHVEALKFTYVMGWPHLWRAYKLYGDPNATAEEERQFYAEQHMVGELLGIPVGELPLTPEEVQAWVERAEREIVANTRPAQDLVDFLFHPRWTPLWPMAVLKPGLAVGMWSTVPLLTPYVREISGLGIRPWRTRLSVQVIRQVSRIVQSPLLQAAVLVPFAPETWGYQQNAMRHTPGTGRVPFAGDPGLHLQRGKGGTLPAAPVTVDEPALEARR from the coding sequence ATGTTGAGTCGAGTCGACGAAGCGCGCTACCGGCCGCCGCTGGCCGTCCGGGCGCAAGCTGCACGCAAATATGACTGGATCGTCCGGCTGCACGGCAAACGCGGCCGTCGGGCGCTGGAGATCGCCGAGGCGCCGCGGGCCGACGACGGCTTCTTCGGCCCCGAGTCGATCAGCTGGAAGGTGTACGACAACATCCTCGTCGCGGGCATGGGCGCCCTGTCGGGGCTGGTCATCGCGGTGTTCGACCCGATCGGCGGCTACGGCGTCGGCCAGCACAGCTACTACCAGTCCGACACCCTGACCCGGGTCCGCCGGAGCCTCCGATTCTTCGCCGGCGCGGTTCTCGGCGACACCGCGACGGCGCGCAAGGTCGGCGTCGACCTGTTCCGCACCCACTCCCACATCAACGGCACCATCCCGTCGACGGGGGAGGAGTTCCGGGCCAATCACGTCGAGGCGTTGAAGTTCACCTACGTCATGGGCTGGCCGCATCTGTGGCGGGCCTACAAGCTGTACGGCGATCCGAATGCCACCGCCGAGGAGGAACGGCAGTTCTACGCCGAGCAGCATATGGTCGGCGAATTGCTGGGCATCCCCGTCGGCGAACTGCCGTTGACCCCCGAAGAGGTGCAAGCCTGGGTCGAGCGGGCCGAACGCGAGATCGTCGCCAACACCCGGCCCGCCCAAGACCTGGTCGACTTCCTGTTCCATCCGCGGTGGACGCCGCTGTGGCCGATGGCCGTGCTCAAGCCGGGGCTGGCGGTCGGCATGTGGTCGACGGTCCCGTTGCTGACGCCCTACGTCCGCGAGATCAGCGGATTGGGGATCCGCCCCTGGCGGACCAGGTTGTCGGTGCAGGTGATCCGGCAGGTCTCGCGAATCGTGCAGTCCCCGTTGCTGCAGGCCGCGGTCCTCGTCCCGTTCGCCCCCGAGACGTGGGGGTACCAGCAGAACGCGATGCGACACACCCCCGGCACGGGCCGGGTGCCGTTCGCCGGCGACCCGGGGCTGCACTTGCAGCGGGGCAAGGGCGGTACCTTGCCCGCGGCGCCGGTGACCGTCGACGAGCCCGCGCTGGAGGCGCGCCGATGA
- the rplV gene encoding 50S ribosomal protein L22 yields the protein MTTKTDNPQARATARFVRTTPMKARRVLALVRGKKVDEALDILRFAPQAASEPVYKVLASAIANAENNLDLDRRTLVVAEAFADEGPTMKRFQPRAQGRAFRIRKRTSHITVIVESVSDAPAAGGRTRSRQPKKGAQ from the coding sequence ATGACTACGAAGACTGACAACCCGCAGGCCCGGGCCACCGCCCGGTTCGTGCGCACGACGCCGATGAAGGCGCGCCGTGTGCTCGCGCTGGTTCGCGGCAAGAAGGTCGACGAGGCGCTGGACATCCTGCGCTTCGCGCCCCAGGCCGCGAGCGAGCCGGTGTACAAGGTGCTCGCCTCGGCCATCGCCAACGCCGAGAACAACCTGGATCTGGATCGCCGGACCCTGGTCGTCGCCGAGGCGTTCGCCGACGAGGGCCCGACCATGAAGCGGTTCCAGCCGCGTGCCCAGGGCCGCGCCTTCCGGATCCGCAAGCGCACCAGCCACATCACCGTGATCGTCGAGAGCGTTTCCGACGCGCCCGCCGCCGGTGGCCGCACCCGGTCGCGCCAGCCCAAGAAGGGAGCCCAGTAG
- a CDS encoding CaiB/BaiF CoA-transferase family protein, with protein sequence MTGALDGIRVLEIGTLISGPFAGRLLGDMGAEVIKIEPPDHPDPIRTWGQVDVDGHRLLWTVHARNKKAVTLDLRAPAGRRVFLDLVTCSDIVVENFRPGTLEKWDLGYDVLSATNPGIILVRVSGYGQTGPDAAKAGYASVAEAASGLRHMNGFPGGPPPRLAISLGDSLAGMFAAQGALAALYRRTVTGRGQVVDTALLEACLAVQESTIPDYDVGGVIRGPSGTRLEGLAPSNIYQAADGTWLVIAANQDTVFRRLCGAMGQPGLADDPDYADHNARGAHQDELDAIIGSWAAKHSPDEITEALTAAGVVCGPINTVAQVVTDPQLLARDMIVDHYDERIGRTVKGPGIVPKLSESPGEIRSAGPARSGQHNDEVLRDLLGYSADEVAALREEGIV encoded by the coding sequence ATGACCGGCGCCCTCGACGGCATCCGCGTACTCGAGATCGGCACGCTGATCTCGGGCCCCTTCGCCGGGCGGCTGCTCGGCGATATGGGCGCCGAGGTCATCAAGATCGAACCGCCCGATCATCCGGACCCGATCCGCACCTGGGGCCAGGTCGACGTCGACGGGCACCGGCTGCTCTGGACCGTCCACGCGCGCAACAAGAAGGCGGTGACCCTGGACCTGCGGGCGCCCGCGGGTCGTCGGGTATTCCTAGACCTGGTCACCTGCAGCGACATCGTCGTCGAGAACTTCCGCCCCGGCACCCTGGAGAAATGGGATCTGGGATATGACGTGCTGTCCGCGACCAATCCGGGGATCATCCTGGTCCGCGTGTCCGGGTACGGCCAGACCGGCCCGGATGCGGCGAAGGCCGGCTACGCGTCGGTCGCCGAGGCGGCCAGCGGGTTGCGCCACATGAACGGATTCCCGGGCGGCCCACCGCCCCGGCTGGCCATCTCCCTCGGCGACAGCCTGGCCGGGATGTTCGCCGCCCAGGGCGCACTGGCCGCCCTCTACCGCCGCACGGTCACCGGGCGCGGGCAGGTGGTCGACACCGCGCTGCTCGAGGCCTGCCTGGCGGTGCAGGAGTCGACCATTCCCGATTACGACGTCGGCGGAGTGATCCGCGGACCGTCGGGCACCCGGCTCGAGGGATTGGCACCGTCGAATATCTATCAGGCCGCCGACGGCACCTGGCTGGTCATCGCCGCCAACCAGGACACCGTCTTCCGCCGCCTGTGCGGTGCGATGGGGCAGCCCGGACTCGCCGACGATCCCGACTACGCCGACCACAACGCCCGCGGCGCCCACCAGGACGAACTCGACGCGATCATCGGTTCCTGGGCGGCGAAGCACTCCCCCGACGAGATCACCGAAGCCCTGACCGCGGCCGGCGTGGTGTGCGGTCCGATCAACACCGTCGCGCAGGTCGTCACCGACCCGCAGCTGCTCGCCCGCGACATGATCGTCGACCATTACGACGAGCGGATCGGCCGCACTGTGAAGGGTCCGGGGATCGTGCCGAAGCTCTCCGAGTCGCCCGGCGAGATCCGCTCGGCCGGACCGGCGCGGTCCGGTCAGCACAACGACGAGGTGTTGCGCGACCTGCTCGGCTACTCCGCCGACGAGGTCGCCGCCCTGCGCGAGGAAGGGATCGTATGA
- a CDS encoding TIGR00645 family protein: MTDIKSSPAPQVSPRHPAQESFVRFVGSSIFISRWLQAPLYIGLIVAQAVYVVVFWKELIHLVTDFSHLSEEKVMLIVLGLVDVVMIANLLIMVIIGGYETFVSRIGMESHPDKPEWLSHVNPNVLKVKLAMSIIGISSIHLLKSFIEAGSTVNEPHGGDKLMWQTIIHMAFIASAIGLAFVDWISAKAAAINHDATGTADQV, from the coding sequence ATGACAGACATCAAATCGTCGCCCGCCCCGCAGGTATCCCCGCGCCATCCGGCGCAGGAGAGCTTCGTCCGATTCGTCGGCTCGTCGATCTTCATCAGCCGCTGGCTGCAGGCGCCCCTCTACATCGGACTCATCGTCGCCCAGGCGGTGTACGTGGTCGTGTTCTGGAAGGAACTCATCCACCTCGTCACCGATTTCAGCCACCTCTCCGAGGAGAAGGTGATGCTGATCGTCCTCGGCCTCGTCGACGTGGTGATGATCGCGAACCTCCTCATCATGGTCATCATCGGCGGCTACGAGACCTTCGTCTCGCGCATCGGCATGGAGTCGCATCCGGATAAACCGGAATGGCTCTCGCACGTGAATCCCAACGTGCTGAAGGTGAAGCTGGCGATGTCGATCATCGGCATCTCCTCGATCCACCTGCTCAAGTCGTTCATCGAGGCGGGTTCCACGGTCAACGAGCCGCACGGCGGCGACAAGCTGATGTGGCAGACGATCATCCACATGGCCTTCATCGCCTCGGCCATCGGCCTGGCCTTCGTCGACTGGATCTCCGCGAAAGCCGCCGCGATCAACCACGACGCCACCGGCACCGCCGACCAGGTCTAG
- the rpsQ gene encoding 30S ribosomal protein S17 — MSEEKNVSTTEDTRNRRKERIGYVVSDKMQKTIVVELEDRKSHPLYGKIIRTTSKVKAHDENGDAGIGDRVRLMETRPTSATKRWRLVEVLEKAK, encoded by the coding sequence ATGAGTGAGGAAAAGAACGTGAGCACCACTGAAGACACCCGTAACCGCCGCAAAGAGCGGATTGGCTACGTGGTCAGCGACAAGATGCAGAAGACGATCGTCGTCGAGCTGGAGGACCGCAAGTCCCACCCGCTGTACGGCAAGATCATCCGCACCACCAGCAAGGTGAAGGCCCACGACGAGAACGGGGATGCCGGCATCGGCGACCGCGTGCGTCTGATGGAGACCCGCCCGACCAGCGCCACCAAGCGCTGGCGCCTGGTGGAGGTGCTCGAGAAGGCCAAGTAG